GCTGGGAGGCTCCGCTGGTCAGCGGAAAATCACTTCCGTTTGAAATAGTTTCTTTGTTAACAAGGTGCCACAAGCTTGCCTCACCTTGAGAAAAGGCACGAGGTACGGTTGTGGTGGAGAGTTGAGCTCCTTGTAAAGGCTGCTGATGAACTCTTCTGGCTCCAGCTTTGACTCCTTGAGTTCCACAACAAGCATACGCTCAATAAAAAGGCGTTAAAAGGGAGTCATCGTCTCACGTGATAGAATCACCAGCAGGTTCTTGACCAGCTGCTTGACGTTGGCGATGGTTTCCGGCGACTGTTTTCCGCCTGACGCCAGCTTGATGAGCGTTGACAAAAACTTCCGGCACTTTTTAACGTTCTCCAGCGTCTCCTGCAAACACATTTCAGAGACCTTTGCTTTGCCGTTCTTTTGAAACATGTGGTAATATTCACAAATAAGCCCGGATCACGCTCACAGCTGTGACTGGTATTGGTGGAGCAGGTCCAACCCTCTGTTCTCCCGGTGAGCCTGGCTGGACGGGGGCCCCGGGGAGCTGCCTGGTGGGCGGGACTCCTCCTCCCATCATGACTGTGTTCTACATTCAGATGACCATCAAACACTCAAGATTTGACGTCCTCAACAGTGAATAAGTGGTGGTCGACCAGGGCGTACCTGGAGTAAGGGAGGTCTCTGCAGTGGTGCTGGAGAGCTTTGTTTGCCGATCGCCGTGTGGGTGGTGGAGTGGACATGTGGTGACAAATTTGGTGTCTgtaggattgaaaaaaaaaacctcagaaGTGCAGAGAAACAGCAGCTCTCTAAGAGGAATTCACAGGTCACCTGTAGGGGAGTCATCTGGGCCGGGCTGGTGGGAACAACAGGTCGGGGTGTCATCGTGCCGGAAGACTGCGCCTGAATCTGAGCCAAGGCCTGGTGATGAATCATCAGCAGTTGCCCATTTTCATTGCGAACTAGCACCATGCCTGCAATggaccaacaacaacaataagctGTGGCTAACTGATGACTAAGAATATATCGATTTAAAGATTCAGATCTGCTTTTAATATCCAGGAGGGAATAGGTTCACATTTCAAGACCGGCGAGTCGCAGAGACGCTGGTGTTCAAATATTAGTCATCAAAACTCCATTCCTCGATCTGCCCTTCTAAGTAAATAGTTTTTCATTTGAAGCATTCGTTTTTGTTCAAGCCTTTCTTCAGAATGCAGCAACTCCACATAAAAAAACCAAAAATTGTTTGAATGTAACCATGAATTAAATGTGAGAAAGTGCAGCTATTTTTGTGTGGCTCACTTTTTCAGTTTAAACCATCAAAACAGTGGTATTAATATCACACGTTTGATTTCATTATTCTTCAAAATGACATCTTGATGCTTCATGATTGATTCGAATTGTAAGTTCTCTTACAGTTATCAATGCTCGTCATTGAAGCCACGCACAAGAAAAGTTCCTGACAAGTTCTATTTGCTTCACTGTTTGACTCAAACAGAGTCCTTTTCTCAACATTACCTGGAGGCAGCTGGATGCTTGTGGCGTTCCGCTGTCCGAGGGTTGGTCTCGGACCCACGTTCTGGGGGGTAGCGGCTTGTATTACACTCACAGGGACAGCGGAGGTCCGAATGTTTTGGGCGACAGTCGGGCTCCTCCCGTTTGGCGCCGTCCCCATAGCAACGCTGGAAGGCACAATGGGATGGGTGTGCATGGGTTCGGTTCGGTTCGCCAGAGCGTAGGTGGAGGCAGTCTGGACCGGGGGTCTCACGAGACTGCCAGTCGGTTCAGGCTCCAGGGTCTGCTGTGGTGAACTGCGGTCTGAAGTCCTCAGGACGGGTCCGCCGGTGAAGTTGTCGACGCTTACGGAATCGTTGGTGACAACCGTCCGGTCCGCGCTTCAGCCGTCACCGTGACAGTTGACAACACACAGACGACCCGCTCGTCATCTGTGTGGCTGTCATGTTCGGTCCATCCATGCTCCAACCATGAGTCCCTGAACTACACGCGACACCGGGTAACACTTAAAAACAAGTCAGGAAAGCAACGACAAGCTGGCAGACTGAGATGAGCTCCAGCCTTACCTGGCTCCTTGTTTTCAAAGTGCTTTTTGCGATGCTTTGAACATCACACAGACTAAAGGCAGCGGACTTAATGACGCGAATGGGTGGAAAAAGTCACTCCTTTGCTCTGACGTGGTCGACTCGCCGGTGAAGTTGCATCACTCGGTACTTTTCGATCGCTGTGCAGCGGTGAAAACATCTTCCAAATCGGAGCCTGCCGCCATCTTTGCCTAGCGACGCTGCTTCGCCAGACGCATGCGCCGATTGGATGGATTTGTTGTGACGTAGACACGGGCAGCGATTTGATTGGCTCCCGGAGAAGATACAAACCTGCGCTGATGTTTTGGTCCTGCAGCGAGGCGTGTTGACAGTCAAGTCAGCGTCACTATTTTGGTTTTTAAACACCACTGTTGGGGCTTTAACAGAGTTCTGCGGCGCCGTTATTGATAAAATGAGGTGTCTTCAATcgtaaatgacaaaaataatgacaTCAAACGTGTTTGATTGGCCGCCTCTTTATGAACAGGTGCGTTGAGTGGGCGCgtcttcctctcacctgtggatTTAAACTCATCAACCCcgtcctgtctcctcactgggtTTGCTGCTCAGCAAGTTGCCACCATGAATTCCGGGATGCCGTACATCGGCTGTAAAATGCGGCTAATTTCCAAAGCTCAGAATCGCTACGAGGGGATTTTATACACGCTGGACAAAGTCAACTCCACCGTGGTGCTGGCGAAAGGTGAGCAAGCAGCCAAGAAGTTACCACGCACGGAAACCGACTGGAGCTGGTTTTgtttcagtgaaatgttttGGGACTGAGGGGCGTCCCACTACCATCCCCACCCCACCTAAAGATGACGTGTATGAGTACATTACCTTCCGGGGGAGTGATATAAAAGACATAGCTCTGTGTGAGCCTCCACACCGTGGCCTTCCTCTGGACCCTGCTATCATTCAGGTAACTTTGTAACTTCCCCAAACTGTAGTGTCACTTGAACCCTTTCCTCTAGTCTTCTAGAGTGGCTGCTCCCTGTGTTGACAGTAGTCATGgaagtttctcgcccctaaggATGTCTCCGTACAACCAGCTGGCCGCTCTTCTCAGTCAGCAGTACGCCGCGGCCTTTGGCCTCGGTAAGTGTGTACaagtgagaggagaagctgtggtGTTTTGAATGTCTCCCTCAAGGCATGCAGGTGAGGCGGGGGCCTATGGTGGAGAAGGCTGTGCAGACACAACAGGTGGACAGGCAGCAGAGAGGTGTGGCTCTGTCACCAGAGCAGCACTGGGACAGAAGACTTCAACTCCAGCGACCTGTCCACCCTCAACGTGGCACAATGGAGACCACGCAGCCCAGAAGAAGCGCGAGAGTTCAGAGTAAGCAGCCGCCAAGTTCTTTTCGGGATTGAAAGTTCCTCagcttccatctcatctcttaaAAGTGAGATCTGGACCTGGCATGTCTGGTGCTCGACCCAGTGATGAGAACAGGCCGCCTGCGTCAAGACAAGGTTACTGTCGCCTTCCGTGGCTGTAGTCTTTGGTCCGCTGTTTACTGTTTACAAACTTACAGGAGCACGCCGACGTCGGCCCCGCAGAGGTCAGCTGATGGCCCCAAAAGTTTCATCTGCCACTCTGAAGTTTGACACGGATTTCGATTTTGATTCTTCGAATGCAAAGTTCATCAAAGAAGAGTTGAATATGGTGGAGAGggacggcacaaagcagaacgGTCTGCTAGACTAACTGAGGTGTCGGTAGTTTAAAGAGGTGATTTTTGTGGCTAACAGTGGTTCTGTTTGTAGATGAAAACGCTGACTTGTTGGAAACCCAGAGGGAGGAATCCGACCCAAACTCtgagtttgacattttgggACCAAATTGCTACTACGACAAGGCAAAATCCTTCTTTGACAAAATCTCTTCTGATAATAAAGTCAGGTAAACACGTGACTTTGTGAGTGTAAGTGGCTCACATCCACATGTAACGGCACAATCGCTCCAGGTTGACGTGGGCTGAGGAAAGGAAGCGGAACTTGGAGACTTTTGGGGTGCCTGGACGCTTTGTGAGGAGCCAGATCTTCAGAGGAGGCTATAGCGGACGCAGAGGCAGGGGAGCTGCCAGACTGACACAGAGAACCAGGAATGGGCGTCTGTGAAAAGCTGTTTGCTTGGGATTCTCTACTTTATATTGTACATAGCCTCTAAACACTGCATGGAATTATGAGTAAAACTGAAATTGTCCATAAGGAGTCCAAGTTCTTTGTTTTGCAAAGAAGATAGTTGGTGGAGAACCAAATAATAGAATATAAACATAGACATTGAGTCATGAAAGTGTGTGGATCTGTACTGAAATGAATAAACTTGATATTTTTAGATGTACTTTAAAGAGAGACATATTTTCAGGGGGTTACTGAAGGCAGTGAGTTGTAGTTGGTTCTTTCCTTCCATCATCCTTTACATTCACCACAATAATTCCACTCTCATCCATTCAGATGGTTGCATGGCCACAAGTACGTTTATAATAGCTTGAGGAGCTTTTTCAACTCCATATATACAGTTTTAGATTCTTTGACCGTAAATACGTCCTAATACTAAATATCAAAGACATGATTTAAGGCTCTGATCGCCACCACTTGAAGGCTGTTCCCTCTTGAATCGGAGGATTCAGGAGGCGACTCTGGACGCAACCACTTCCCCCGAGGGGGCACAGTACTCGTCTGCTCTTTTCCTTATTGAGTCAATCAAGTTGCAGTGTATCATGAGCGAAGAAATATATATACtgattattgtattattatagtATTTTCGTCGCTCTTAAGGAAGCAAATCCTCATTGAAAATCTTACATCGAGTGTGCCCCCCCCCTTGCACTTGCGAATGGACGCGCCGTCGAGAAACCAAACACAGGGCTAAAaacagttaataaaaaaaaagagcgccGTTTTATTTCCCACATGTCAGCATGTCGGTGCCGCTGTCTCCGGCGCGTCCAAGAAGCAGAGCGGATGTGACTCCTCAGGCCATTCAAAAGGTGAGTTAACATcgcatttttgtttgaataaacAGTCGTGCGCCTGAGGTGATGGATGTCAGTTATTGAAATACACTCACCTGCTGTTCTTCCTTTAACAGaggaatataataataataatcactttTCAGTCCGATCGGATGGAATACATATCTCCTTTAAGTTTCCTATCTCTTGTCATGGTGATATGAGCAGcgtttttcaattcattttagGATGATTAAAATAGTTGCTCTAATTCaactcaaagtaaaaaaaaaatagctgacCCAGAAAAAATGATCAGAGGCGTGATGAAGCTTTGAGAATCCAGGGCAGCTTTGACAAGTGATGCGACCTTGTGAAGAGAAGTCTTCTTCCTCACAGATGCTGGACGAAAATCACCAGTTAATTCAGTGTATAATGGAGCAGCAGAGCAAAGGCAAGACTGCTGACTGTGCACAGTAAGTAGCACTGGGCTCATGTGTTTCAGGACAAGGCACCTGgataacttttttattttggggcAGATATCAGCAGCTCTTGCACCGGAACCTTGTGTACTTGGCCACGATGGCAGATTCCAATCAGAACATACAGTCTCTTCTACCTGCGGTGAGTACACACAGACCTCAAAGTCTGAGCCGAATGTCTTCATGAGGCGTGAACTGGCAGCCTGAAGTTCTCTGCTTTCTCACCAGCCTCCGTCGTCCAACATGGGTGGAGGTTTCTCTGCGAGCAACATGAATGACAGCATGCTCGCCGGCGTGCCCCCTGCGTCCATGATTCCGAGTCAGCTGAGTAACGGTAAGATGGAGTCACAAATGGCCACCACAAATCTTGAAAGCTTGTGTGGTTGTGTGCATTCCCGCCTGACCGGATGAGCAGACTGAACTTGTGCATCACTTGTGAATTTCCTTTCAATATAATG
This portion of the Synchiropus splendidus isolate RoL2022-P1 chromosome 18, RoL_Sspl_1.0, whole genome shotgun sequence genome encodes:
- the LOC128749641 gene encoding protein LSM14 homolog B-like isoform X1, translated to MTKIMTSNVFDWPPLYEQQVATMNSGMPYIGCKMRLISKAQNRYEGILYTLDKVNSTVVLAKVKCFGTEGRPTTIPTPPKDDVYEYITFRGSDIKDIALCEPPHRGLPLDPAIIQSSRVAAPCVDSSHGSFSPLRMSPYNQLAALLSQQYAAAFGLGMQVRRGPMVEKAVQTQQVDRQQRGVALSPEQHWDRRLQLQRPVHPQRGTMETTQPRRSARVQMRSGPGMSGARPSDENRPPASRQGARRRRPRRGQLMAPKVSSATLKFDTDFDFDSSNAKFIKEELNMVERDGTKQNDENADLLETQREESDPNSEFDILGPNCYYDKAKSFFDKISSDNKVRLTWAEERKRNLETFGVPGRFVRSQIFRGGYSGRRGRGAARLTQRTRNGRL
- the LOC128749641 gene encoding protein LSM14 homolog B-like isoform X2, with the protein product MNSGMPYIGCKMRLISKAQNRYEGILYTLDKVNSTVVLAKVKCFGTEGRPTTIPTPPKDDVYEYITFRGSDIKDIALCEPPHRGLPLDPAIIQSSRVAAPCVDSSHGSFSPLRMSPYNQLAALLSQQYAAAFGLGMQVRRGPMVEKAVQTQQVDRQQRGVALSPEQHWDRRLQLQRPVHPQRGTMETTQPRRSARVQMRSGPGMSGARPSDENRPPASRQGARRRRPRRGQLMAPKVSSATLKFDTDFDFDSSNAKFIKEELNMVERDGTKQNDENADLLETQREESDPNSEFDILGPNCYYDKAKSFFDKISSDNKVRLTWAEERKRNLETFGVPGRFVRSQIFRGGYSGRRGRGAARLTQRTRNGRL